A single window of Halobacterium jilantaiense DNA harbors:
- a CDS encoding PRC-barrel domain-containing protein, translating into MARAFRDSDEGMKVVTSDGDEIGTVAEVHGDKAHVTPESGLGESIRQRLGWGDDDNDTYELSHSRVQSFSGNKIHLQD; encoded by the coding sequence ATGGCACGAGCATTCAGAGACAGCGACGAAGGCATGAAAGTAGTGACCAGCGACGGCGACGAAATCGGGACAGTCGCGGAGGTACACGGGGACAAAGCGCACGTGACGCCGGAGTCCGGACTGGGCGAGAGCATCCGGCAGCGACTCGGCTGGGGGGACGACGACAACGACACGTACGAGCTCTCGCACAGCCGCGTGCAGTCGTTCTCCGGGAACAAGATTCACCTCCAGGACTGA
- a CDS encoding acyltransferase, whose protein sequence is MTDAGTSPDGVHPDATVGEAGDGEPTIGADPTIRSGAVVYADVRIGDGFTTGHGAVVREDTTIGDDVLVGTHAVVDGSCRLGDGVSLQTGVYLPTGTTVGDRAFFGPHAVLTNDPYPLRGDGGLTAPTVEADASIGANATVLPGVTVGERAFVAANAVVTEDVPPETLAVGAPASHEPLPEPLQGRNTQ, encoded by the coding sequence ATGACAGACGCCGGGACGAGCCCGGACGGCGTCCACCCGGACGCCACCGTCGGGGAAGCCGGCGACGGCGAACCGACCATCGGGGCGGACCCCACGATTCGCAGCGGGGCGGTCGTCTACGCCGACGTGCGCATCGGGGACGGATTCACGACTGGTCACGGTGCGGTCGTCCGCGAGGACACGACAATCGGGGACGACGTGCTCGTCGGTACGCACGCCGTCGTCGACGGGTCCTGTCGGCTCGGGGACGGAGTGAGCCTCCAGACCGGCGTCTACCTGCCGACCGGGACGACTGTCGGCGACCGGGCGTTCTTCGGCCCGCACGCGGTCCTGACGAACGACCCGTACCCGCTGCGCGGGGACGGCGGCCTGACCGCGCCGACCGTCGAGGCCGACGCCTCCATCGGCGCGAACGCCACCGTGTTACCGGGCGTGACCGTCGGCGAGCGCGCGTTCGTCGCTGCGAACGCCGTCGTCACCGAGGACGTGCCGCCCGAGACGCTGGCCGTCGGCGCGCCCGCCAGCCACGAACCACTGCCGGAGCCCCTCCAGGGGCGGAACACACAATGA
- a CDS encoding DegT/DnrJ/EryC1/StrS family aminotransferase — translation MIPLADPQLGDAEREAVRSVVDDGQLADGPVVRQFEAEFADHTGVGHGVATTNGTTALHAVFEALGVGDGDRVVTTPFSFVASANAVRLAGGTPVFADVDPETLTLDPDAVADVVARTDDVAAILAVHLYGTPADMRDLRDIADDYGLALVEDAAQAHGARYRGEPVGSLSDAACFSFYPTKNMTSGEGGMVTTDHDAVAERVRRFADHGRTEGYAHSEVGHNFRMTSLCAAIGREQLRRLPAFNTARREHAERLTERLADTHVETPTEPADGTSVYHQYTIRTDHREDLRAHLADEGVQTGVYYPTPIHEQPAYDGWDGDFPAAERAADRVLSLPVHPALDDADVDAIADAVASFDAAVLDAPEPEVVDS, via the coding sequence ATGATTCCTCTCGCAGACCCACAGCTCGGCGACGCCGAACGGGAGGCCGTTCGGTCGGTCGTCGACGACGGACAGCTCGCGGACGGCCCGGTCGTCCGCCAGTTCGAGGCAGAGTTCGCCGACCACACCGGCGTCGGGCACGGCGTCGCGACGACGAACGGCACGACCGCCCTCCACGCCGTCTTCGAGGCGCTCGGCGTCGGCGACGGCGACAGAGTCGTGACCACGCCGTTCTCGTTCGTCGCGAGCGCGAACGCCGTCCGGCTCGCCGGCGGTACGCCGGTGTTCGCGGACGTCGACCCGGAGACGCTCACGCTCGACCCCGACGCCGTCGCCGATGTGGTCGCCCGCACCGACGACGTGGCTGCGATTCTCGCGGTCCACCTCTACGGCACGCCCGCCGACATGCGCGACCTCCGCGACATCGCCGACGACTACGGACTCGCGCTCGTGGAGGACGCCGCGCAGGCCCACGGCGCGCGCTACCGCGGGGAGCCGGTCGGGTCGCTGTCGGACGCGGCGTGCTTCTCGTTCTACCCGACGAAGAACATGACCAGCGGCGAGGGCGGGATGGTCACCACCGACCACGACGCCGTCGCCGAGCGCGTGCGGCGGTTCGCCGACCACGGCCGCACCGAGGGGTACGCCCACAGCGAGGTCGGCCACAACTTCCGGATGACGAGCCTGTGTGCCGCCATCGGCCGCGAACAGCTCCGCCGGCTCCCGGCGTTCAACACGGCGCGCCGCGAGCACGCCGAGCGGCTCACGGAACGGCTCGCGGACACGCACGTCGAGACGCCGACCGAGCCCGCGGACGGCACGTCGGTCTACCACCAGTACACGATTCGGACCGACCACCGCGAGGACCTGCGCGCGCACCTCGCCGACGAAGGCGTCCAGACGGGCGTCTACTACCCGACGCCCATCCACGAGCAGCCCGCCTACGACGGCTGGGACGGCGACTTCCCGGCCGCGGAGCGCGCCGCCGACCGCGTGCTCTCGCTGCCGGTCCACCCCGCCCTCGACGACGCGGACGTCGACGCGATTGCGGACGCCGTGGCGTCGTTCGACGCCGCCGTGCTGGACGCCCCGGAACCGGAGGTGGTGGACTCGTGA
- a CDS encoding Gfo/Idh/MocA family protein yields the protein MSDPLRVGVVGVGSMGRNHARVYSGLPDAELVGVADADVERASEVADAHATRAYDAQTLLEIVDAVSVVVPTAYHADVLADCIEADVHALVEKPFVADVETGRDLAARARDAGVTLQVGHIERFNPAVRTVADIVANLDVLAVDAERLGPPLDRDLGSNVVHDLMIHDLDVVCALLDATPDSVTAAGGHDGQYATATCTFPDGVVASFTASRVTQQKVRRLAITARECQVLVDYTGQSVEIHRSSAPEYIASSEGFRHRTESVVERPMVDNGEPLAHELRAFLAAARDATEPVVSAEDGLRALELATRVDDLASRRLTEVAP from the coding sequence GTGAGCGACCCGCTGCGGGTCGGCGTCGTCGGCGTCGGGAGTATGGGCCGCAACCACGCCCGCGTCTACAGCGGCCTGCCGGACGCCGAACTCGTCGGCGTTGCGGACGCCGACGTGGAGCGCGCGAGCGAGGTCGCCGACGCCCACGCCACCCGCGCCTACGACGCGCAGACGCTGCTGGAGATCGTGGACGCCGTCTCGGTGGTCGTGCCGACCGCCTACCACGCCGACGTGCTCGCGGACTGCATCGAGGCGGACGTCCACGCGCTCGTCGAGAAGCCGTTCGTCGCCGACGTGGAGACCGGCCGCGACCTCGCGGCCCGCGCACGGGACGCCGGCGTCACGCTTCAGGTCGGCCACATCGAGCGGTTCAACCCCGCGGTCCGGACGGTCGCGGACATCGTCGCGAACCTCGACGTGCTCGCCGTCGACGCCGAACGCCTCGGCCCGCCGCTGGACCGCGACCTCGGGTCGAACGTCGTCCACGACCTGATGATTCACGACCTCGACGTGGTGTGTGCGTTGCTCGACGCCACCCCGGACTCGGTGACGGCCGCCGGCGGCCACGATGGCCAGTACGCCACCGCGACCTGCACGTTCCCGGACGGCGTCGTGGCGTCGTTCACGGCGTCTCGGGTCACCCAGCAGAAGGTCCGCCGGCTCGCCATCACCGCCCGCGAGTGTCAGGTGCTCGTCGACTACACGGGCCAGTCCGTCGAGATTCACCGGTCGTCGGCCCCCGAGTACATCGCGAGCAGTGAGGGGTTCCGTCACCGCACGGAGAGCGTCGTCGAGCGCCCGATGGTCGACAACGGCGAGCCGCTCGCCCACGAACTCCGGGCGTTCCTGGCGGCCGCCCGCGACGCCACCGAGCCCGTGGTCTCCGCCGAGGACGGCCTGCGCGCGCTCGAACTCGCGACCAGAGTGGACGACCTCGCCAGCCGCCGGCTGACGGAGGTGGCTCCGTGA
- a CDS encoding nucleotide sugar dehydrogenase has protein sequence MSRALYGARADEEVQRGWLRTAEVPVAVYGLGKMGLPLAAVYAETTGNVTGVDIDETVVDAVNAGECPVEREPGLPELVASLVSRGAFAATTDGPAAAAEASLHVVIVPTLVADGEPDLSAVEAVARDVAAGLEAGDTVVFESTLPPGATEDVLVGLLADESGLDADAFGVAFCPERTSSGRALADVRGTHPKVVGGTDAEATRVAELVYGELVDNEVVPVSDARTAEAVKVFEGLYRDANIALANDLARAADDLSVDVREAIDAANTQPYCEIHTPGPGVGGHCIPYYPYFVLGWLDRDVPLVRTGREVNDAMPGFVADRVAEGLAADQRAAVDGGVAADSPGDADDLAGASVAVLGLTYRAGVKETRASPGVDICEQLAERGATVHAADPLVTADGVPATDVAIEDLPVLDLDAAVLATDHDEFGAVDWRAFAPMVVVDGRNAVDLSGTDHRRYVVGRGWQ, from the coding sequence GTGAGCCGCGCGCTGTACGGCGCTCGCGCCGACGAGGAGGTCCAGCGCGGCTGGCTCCGCACCGCCGAGGTCCCCGTCGCCGTCTACGGGCTCGGGAAGATGGGGCTGCCGCTGGCCGCCGTCTACGCCGAGACCACCGGGAACGTCACCGGCGTCGACATCGACGAGACGGTCGTCGACGCCGTCAACGCCGGGGAGTGTCCCGTGGAGCGCGAGCCCGGGCTCCCCGAACTGGTGGCCTCGCTCGTGAGCCGGGGCGCGTTCGCCGCGACCACCGACGGTCCGGCGGCGGCCGCCGAGGCCAGCCTCCACGTCGTCATCGTGCCGACGCTCGTCGCGGACGGCGAGCCGGACCTCTCGGCCGTCGAGGCGGTCGCCCGGGACGTGGCGGCCGGCCTGGAGGCCGGGGACACCGTCGTCTTCGAGTCGACGCTCCCGCCCGGTGCGACCGAGGACGTGCTCGTCGGGCTGCTCGCCGACGAGAGCGGGCTCGACGCGGACGCGTTCGGCGTGGCGTTCTGCCCGGAGCGGACGTCCAGCGGGCGCGCGCTCGCCGACGTCCGGGGGACCCACCCGAAGGTCGTCGGCGGCACCGACGCCGAGGCCACCCGGGTCGCCGAACTCGTCTACGGCGAACTCGTCGACAACGAGGTCGTCCCGGTCTCGGACGCCCGCACGGCTGAAGCGGTGAAGGTCTTCGAGGGCCTGTACCGGGACGCGAACATCGCGCTGGCGAACGACCTGGCGCGGGCCGCCGACGACCTCTCGGTGGACGTCCGGGAGGCCATCGACGCCGCCAACACGCAGCCGTACTGCGAGATTCACACGCCGGGGCCGGGCGTCGGCGGCCACTGCATCCCCTACTACCCGTACTTCGTACTCGGGTGGCTCGACCGCGACGTGCCCCTGGTGCGGACCGGTCGCGAGGTCAACGACGCGATGCCCGGGTTCGTCGCCGACCGGGTGGCCGAGGGGCTGGCGGCCGACCAGCGCGCGGCGGTCGACGGCGGCGTCGCTGCGGATTCGCCCGGCGACGCGGACGACCTCGCGGGCGCGAGCGTCGCCGTGCTCGGACTCACGTACCGGGCCGGTGTGAAGGAGACGCGGGCCAGCCCCGGCGTCGACATCTGCGAACAGCTCGCCGAGCGCGGTGCCACGGTCCACGCCGCCGACCCGCTCGTCACCGCCGACGGCGTTCCCGCCACCGACGTGGCAATCGAAGACTTGCCCGTGCTGGACCTGGACGCCGCCGTCCTCGCCACCGACCACGACGAGTTCGGGGCCGTGGACTGGCGGGCGTTCGCGCCGATGGTCGTCGTCGACGGCCGGAACGCCGTCGACCTGTCGGGGACGGACCACCGCCGCTACGTCGTGGGGAGGGGGTGGCAGTGA
- a CDS encoding DUF354 domain-containing protein: MSDGLRVLVDVTHPAHVHLFRNAVDALDASGHEVRVAAREKDVTTDLLDAHGLDYAVCSAKREGALALPREWALREVSLYRYARSFAPDVVLSHLNPAAAHVAAAVGAESVVFHDTEVAGAVERFTLPFVDVVCTPTEFSRDLPGDHVRYAGFHELAYLHPARFDPDPDVLARNGVDPDSPFSVVRLVSMDAHHDVGTDGFGRGTVRRLVDGLADHGEVYLSTEGDLPAEFADHALPVRSHELLDLLAFADCYVGDSGTMATEAGVLGTPAVRYDPLDAEMGNFAALADYGLVESTTDQRAAVERAVELAGDPDAGRRWRRRRRDLLADKVDVTAFTVALAEEVAGA, translated from the coding sequence ATGAGCGACGGCCTGCGCGTGCTGGTGGACGTCACCCACCCGGCGCACGTCCACCTGTTCCGGAACGCCGTCGACGCCCTCGACGCCAGCGGCCACGAGGTCCGCGTCGCCGCCCGCGAGAAGGACGTGACGACCGACCTCCTGGACGCCCACGGCCTCGACTACGCGGTCTGCTCGGCGAAACGCGAGGGCGCGCTGGCGCTGCCCCGGGAGTGGGCGCTCCGCGAGGTGTCGCTGTACCGGTACGCCCGCAGTTTCGCCCCGGACGTCGTCCTCAGCCACCTGAACCCGGCTGCGGCGCACGTCGCCGCGGCGGTCGGCGCGGAGAGCGTCGTGTTCCACGACACCGAGGTCGCGGGCGCGGTCGAGCGGTTCACGCTCCCGTTCGTGGACGTGGTCTGCACGCCGACCGAGTTCTCCCGGGACCTCCCGGGCGACCACGTCCGGTACGCGGGCTTCCACGAACTGGCGTACCTCCACCCGGCGCGCTTCGACCCCGACCCCGACGTGCTGGCCCGCAACGGGGTCGACCCCGACTCGCCGTTCTCGGTGGTGCGGCTCGTCTCGATGGACGCCCACCACGACGTCGGCACCGACGGCTTCGGCCGCGGGACGGTGCGGCGGCTGGTCGACGGGCTCGCCGACCACGGCGAGGTCTACCTCTCCACCGAGGGCGACCTCCCCGCGGAGTTCGCCGACCACGCGCTCCCGGTCAGAAGCCACGAGCTCCTCGACCTGCTGGCGTTCGCGGACTGCTACGTCGGCGACTCCGGCACGATGGCGACCGAGGCGGGCGTCCTCGGTACGCCCGCCGTTCGCTACGACCCCCTCGACGCCGAGATGGGGAACTTCGCCGCGCTCGCCGACTACGGGCTCGTCGAGTCGACGACGGACCAGCGGGCCGCGGTCGAGCGGGCCGTCGAACTCGCGGGCGACCCGGACGCCGGGCGGCGGTGGCGGCGGCGCAGGCGCGACCTGCTCGCGGACAAGGTCGACGTGACCGCGTTCACCGTCGCGCTCGCCGAGGAGGTGGCCGGCGCGTGA
- a CDS encoding polysaccharide deacetylase family protein: protein MTTDWDPDGDGERPIPDGHDFALLLTHDVDRPYKTHQSLYYALSDSGRRLQHLRDLLPGRNPYWQFDRVARIEDKLGVRSAFYLLDEQPLRERPPGEWLSMDAWRLYGGRYDLTDPAIRSVVDDLRAGGWEVGLHGSYESFDDRERLRREKARVESVVGEPVRGGRQHYLNLDVPETWAHHRALGLQYDASPGSSSEAGFRYGHGVHRPFDDEFVVFPLTLMETALPDPGEDYDAAWAVCEDLLTEARDNRAVMSVLWHPRYFTERDFPGYAAVYRELVAWALDHGAWVGSPADFYDAADLGERVDPAAHTP, encoded by the coding sequence GTGACCACCGACTGGGACCCCGACGGCGACGGCGAACGCCCGATTCCCGACGGCCACGACTTCGCGCTGCTGCTCACGCACGACGTCGACCGGCCGTACAAGACCCACCAGTCGCTGTACTACGCGCTCTCGGACTCCGGGCGGCGGCTCCAGCACCTCCGCGACCTGCTGCCGGGCCGCAACCCCTACTGGCAGTTCGACCGCGTGGCGCGCATCGAGGACAAACTCGGCGTGCGCTCGGCGTTCTACCTGCTCGACGAACAGCCGCTCCGCGAGCGCCCGCCCGGCGAGTGGCTGTCGATGGACGCCTGGCGGCTGTACGGCGGCCGGTACGACCTCACCGACCCTGCAATCCGGTCGGTCGTCGACGACCTCCGGGCCGGCGGCTGGGAGGTCGGGCTCCACGGCTCCTACGAGTCGTTCGACGACCGCGAGCGACTCCGCCGCGAGAAGGCCCGCGTCGAGTCGGTGGTCGGCGAGCCCGTGCGTGGCGGCCGCCAGCACTACCTCAACCTCGACGTCCCCGAGACGTGGGCGCACCACCGGGCGCTCGGCCTCCAGTACGACGCCAGCCCCGGGTCCAGCAGCGAGGCCGGCTTCCGGTACGGCCACGGCGTCCACCGCCCCTTCGACGACGAGTTCGTCGTCTTCCCGCTGACGCTCATGGAGACCGCCCTCCCTGACCCCGGCGAGGACTACGACGCGGCCTGGGCGGTCTGCGAGGACCTCCTCACAGAGGCCCGCGACAACCGCGCGGTCATGTCGGTGCTCTGGCACCCCCGGTACTTCACGGAGCGGGACTTCCCCGGCTACGCCGCCGTCTACCGGGAGCTGGTGGCGTGGGCGCTCGACCACGGTGCCTGGGTCGGCTCGCCCGCGGACTTCTACGACGCGGCCGACCTCGGCGAGCGCGTCGACCCGGCCGCCCACACCCCGTAG
- a CDS encoding lipid II:glycine glycyltransferase FemX encodes MDIEVLTLDEWADALPDTGFELFHAPEALRTLDEHTAGEMRLYGGFKGDQPVGLFPVFVREQAVGRALLSPPPGRGVPRLGPLVMPSSPKRRKREKVNGRFAEAVLDEIDVEDSLTVFRTVCPTAYPDPRPYVWSDLDLDTSFTYHLDVPEDTDALLKSFSKSLRREIRDAKELDVTVEVDNDDGPRAVFERTRDRYDEQDRPFRLTWPYVADLTDALAETDRCRTYLVRDADGKPLSGIVVLYSNDAAHYWLGGARTVHDGVSVNSLLHWHIIRDIAAGVPRESVDTYDLMGANTERLCRYKAKFGADLVPYYSLESGGAATTAAKTAYRLVSR; translated from the coding sequence ATGGACATCGAGGTCCTCACGCTCGACGAGTGGGCAGACGCGCTCCCGGACACGGGGTTCGAACTCTTCCACGCGCCCGAGGCACTGCGCACGCTCGACGAACACACCGCCGGGGAGATGCGGCTGTACGGCGGCTTCAAGGGCGACCAGCCGGTCGGCCTGTTCCCCGTCTTCGTGCGCGAGCAGGCCGTCGGTCGCGCCCTGCTGTCGCCGCCGCCCGGCCGGGGCGTGCCGCGGCTCGGCCCGCTCGTGATGCCGAGTTCGCCGAAACGCCGCAAACGCGAGAAGGTCAACGGCCGGTTCGCGGAGGCCGTCCTCGACGAGATCGACGTCGAGGACTCCCTGACGGTGTTCCGAACGGTCTGCCCGACCGCGTACCCGGACCCCAGACCGTACGTCTGGTCCGACCTCGACCTCGACACCTCGTTCACGTACCACCTGGACGTCCCCGAGGACACCGACGCGCTGCTCAAGTCGTTCTCGAAGAGCCTCCGCCGGGAGATTCGGGACGCGAAAGAGCTGGACGTCACCGTCGAGGTCGACAACGACGACGGACCCCGGGCGGTGTTCGAGCGCACGCGCGACCGCTACGACGAACAGGACCGGCCGTTCCGGCTGACGTGGCCGTACGTCGCCGACCTCACGGACGCGCTCGCGGAGACCGACCGCTGCCGGACGTACCTCGTGAGAGACGCGGACGGCAAGCCGCTGTCGGGCATCGTCGTCCTGTACAGCAACGACGCCGCCCACTACTGGCTCGGCGGCGCTCGCACCGTCCACGACGGCGTCAGCGTCAACAGCCTCCTGCACTGGCACATCATCCGGGACATCGCGGCGGGCGTCCCCCGCGAGTCCGTCGACACCTACGACCTGATGGGCGCGAACACCGAGCGGCTCTGCCGGTACAAGGCGAAGTTCGGCGCTGACCTCGTCCCCTACTACAGCCTCGAATCCGGGGGTGCGGCGACGACGGCCGCGAAGACCGCCTACCGCCTCGTGTCCCGGTAG
- a CDS encoding glycosyltransferase family 4 protein, whose translation MRVLNLVTTPRSRFYRQQVEALTGHGVEETTLAVPGHHEYGESDNGRTVFDYARFLPTVLRHAAGNYDLVHANYGLTAPHAVLQARLPVVVSLWGSDLAGRYGQVSRLATRFADAVVVMSEAMADDLGRDCHVVPHGVDLDMFRPEPTGAARDRLGWRDDARYVLFPYPQGRAVKNYPRADRVVDAARDRVDGDLVLQSVQGVDHEDMATYFNAADVLLLTSRREGSPNVVKEALACNLPVVSTDVGDVRERVAGVTASRVSDDDDELADGVVEAVGVDGAPDGRAAARTVGRERCTERLLDVYRSVLDAA comes from the coding sequence GTGCGCGTCCTCAACCTCGTGACGACGCCGCGGTCGCGGTTCTACCGCCAGCAGGTCGAGGCACTCACCGGGCACGGCGTCGAGGAGACCACGCTGGCCGTCCCCGGCCACCACGAGTACGGGGAGTCCGACAACGGCCGGACGGTCTTCGACTACGCCCGGTTCCTGCCGACCGTGCTCCGGCACGCCGCCGGGAACTACGACCTCGTCCACGCGAACTACGGGCTGACCGCGCCACACGCCGTCCTCCAGGCCCGCCTCCCGGTCGTCGTCTCGCTGTGGGGGTCGGACCTCGCCGGGCGCTACGGGCAGGTGTCCCGGCTCGCCACCCGGTTCGCGGACGCCGTCGTCGTGATGTCCGAGGCGATGGCCGACGACCTCGGCCGCGACTGCCACGTCGTCCCGCACGGCGTCGACCTCGACATGTTCCGACCGGAGCCCACCGGAGCGGCCCGCGACCGCCTCGGCTGGCGCGACGACGCCCGCTACGTTCTCTTCCCCTACCCGCAGGGCCGAGCGGTCAAGAACTACCCGCGGGCCGACCGGGTCGTCGACGCCGCCCGCGACCGCGTCGACGGCGACCTCGTCCTCCAGTCGGTGCAGGGCGTCGACCACGAGGACATGGCGACGTACTTCAACGCCGCCGACGTGCTGCTGTTGACCTCTCGCCGCGAGGGCTCCCCGAACGTCGTGAAAGAGGCCCTCGCCTGCAACCTCCCCGTCGTCTCCACCGACGTGGGAGACGTCCGCGAGCGAGTCGCCGGCGTCACCGCCTCCCGGGTCTCCGACGACGACGACGAGCTCGCCGACGGGGTCGTCGAAGCCGTCGGGGTCGACGGAGCACCCGACGGCCGAGCGGCCGCCCGGACCGTCGGCAGAGAGCGCTGCACGGAGCGATTGCTCGACGTGTACCGGTCCGTCCTCGACGCCGCCTGA
- a CDS encoding oligosaccharide flippase family protein: MTLADRLASGTKAVFGGNLIGMLAQGGLVLVLTRVFMTPDEYGELNVALSAFGVVVILATLGLPKSAARYVTEFAERDPGQVPHVLRLSVGYLAALVAVVAGTTLLFGGPVARLVGTPSLVPFVGLGAAWVAARAFTSYFGALFQGFNRVQYSATLRVVTRAGQFVFVVAFVALGFGVLGAFAGYVAGLLVAAGVGGFVAYTKFYTDYEAATEPVAGLSRRLLEYSVPLTATRGANVLDKKVDTLLVGAITGLSGAGFYTVAKQVSNFASMPAASFGFTLSPALGEQANRENGERAARLYEQSLSYVLLAYIPASVGLVLVAEPMVRYVFGTDYIGAVPVVQVFAGFVLVNAVNKITTDALDYLGRARARAVVKAATAVANLLLNLVLIPVYGATGAAAATVATYTTYTLANVYIIHSELGVHLRRVGRRVGVACLVSVGMASAVVLALPYVSGVVTLLATVGLGAGIWAVLAVASGAVDPDAVRRFVA, encoded by the coding sequence ATGACGCTCGCAGACCGCCTCGCCAGCGGCACGAAGGCCGTCTTCGGCGGGAACCTGATCGGGATGCTCGCGCAGGGCGGGCTGGTGCTCGTGCTCACGCGGGTGTTCATGACGCCCGACGAGTACGGCGAACTGAACGTCGCGCTGTCCGCGTTCGGCGTCGTGGTCATCCTCGCGACGCTCGGCCTCCCGAAGTCCGCGGCGCGCTACGTCACCGAGTTCGCGGAACGGGACCCCGGACAGGTCCCCCACGTCCTCCGGCTGTCAGTCGGCTATCTCGCCGCGCTCGTCGCCGTCGTCGCGGGCACCACGCTGCTGTTCGGCGGCCCCGTCGCGCGGCTCGTCGGCACGCCGTCGCTCGTGCCGTTCGTCGGCCTCGGTGCCGCCTGGGTCGCCGCCCGCGCGTTCACGTCGTACTTCGGCGCGCTGTTCCAGGGGTTCAATCGCGTCCAGTACAGCGCGACTCTGCGCGTCGTCACCCGGGCCGGACAGTTCGTGTTCGTCGTCGCGTTCGTCGCCCTCGGGTTTGGCGTGCTGGGCGCGTTCGCCGGCTACGTCGCCGGCCTGCTCGTCGCGGCCGGCGTCGGCGGCTTCGTCGCGTACACGAAGTTCTACACCGACTACGAGGCGGCCACCGAGCCGGTGGCGGGACTCTCCCGTCGGCTCCTGGAGTACAGCGTCCCGCTGACGGCGACCCGGGGCGCGAACGTCCTCGACAAGAAAGTGGACACGCTGCTCGTCGGCGCAATCACGGGGCTGTCGGGCGCGGGGTTCTACACCGTCGCCAAGCAGGTGTCGAACTTCGCGTCGATGCCCGCGGCCTCCTTCGGCTTCACGCTCTCCCCGGCGCTCGGCGAGCAGGCCAACCGGGAGAACGGCGAGCGCGCCGCCCGCCTCTACGAGCAGTCCCTCTCGTACGTCCTGCTGGCGTACATCCCGGCGTCGGTCGGCCTCGTGCTCGTCGCCGAGCCGATGGTTCGGTACGTCTTCGGCACCGACTACATCGGCGCGGTCCCCGTGGTTCAAGTGTTCGCCGGGTTCGTGCTCGTGAACGCCGTCAACAAGATCACGACCGACGCCCTCGACTACCTCGGCCGGGCCCGCGCTCGCGCGGTCGTGAAGGCCGCGACCGCAGTCGCGAACCTCCTGTTGAACCTCGTGCTCATCCCCGTCTACGGCGCGACCGGGGCCGCCGCCGCGACCGTCGCGACCTACACGACGTACACGCTCGCGAACGTCTACATCATCCACAGTGAACTCGGCGTCCACCTCCGGCGCGTCGGCCGCCGCGTCGGCGTGGCGTGTCTGGTCTCCGTCGGGATGGCGTCCGCGGTCGTGCTCGCGCTCCCGTACGTCTCCGGCGTCGTCACCCTGCTCGCCACCGTCGGGCTGGGTGCCGGCATCTGGGCCGTGCTGGCGGTCGCCAGCGGCGCGGTCGACCCGGACGCGGTCCGCCGGTTCGTGGCGTAG
- a CDS encoding NAD-dependent epimerase/dehydratase family protein, which translates to MPGTPHQRVDAGDLRNQTVLVTGGAGFVGGHLADALVDDNDVRVLDDFSNGRRETIPEGAAVIEGDVRDADTVRAAVDGVDVVFHQAGLVSVPASVEDPRASQSANVTGTLHVLEAAREADARVVVASSVAVYGDPVDTPISEDDPKRPLSPYGVDKLAIDHYTRRYHDLYGLDTVALRYFNVYGPGQQAGDYSGVVSTFLEQAGCGQPLTVHGSGAQTRDFVHVSDVVRANVAAATTENVGRAYNVGTGDSIQIRELAELVRSVTGADVDVVHTEARDGDIARSEADAARARRDLDWASTVRLADGLRGLAETAARVQ; encoded by the coding sequence ATGCCAGGCACGCCACACCAGCGGGTCGACGCGGGCGACCTCCGGAACCAGACGGTCCTCGTCACCGGGGGCGCGGGCTTCGTCGGCGGCCACCTCGCCGACGCGCTCGTCGACGACAACGACGTGCGCGTCCTCGACGACTTCTCGAACGGCCGGCGCGAGACTATCCCCGAGGGAGCCGCCGTAATCGAGGGCGACGTCCGGGACGCCGACACCGTCCGGGCGGCCGTCGACGGCGTCGACGTGGTCTTCCACCAGGCCGGCCTCGTCTCGGTCCCGGCTTCCGTCGAGGACCCGCGAGCGAGCCAGTCCGCGAACGTCACCGGGACGCTGCACGTCCTCGAAGCCGCCCGCGAGGCCGACGCCCGCGTCGTGGTCGCGTCCAGCGTCGCCGTCTACGGCGACCCGGTCGACACCCCCATCTCGGAGGACGACCCGAAGCGACCGCTGTCCCCGTACGGCGTCGACAAGCTCGCCATCGACCACTACACGCGGCGCTACCACGACCTCTACGGCCTCGACACCGTCGCGCTCCGGTACTTCAACGTCTACGGCCCCGGTCAGCAGGCCGGCGACTACAGCGGCGTCGTCTCCACGTTCCTCGAACAGGCGGGCTGCGGGCAGCCGCTGACTGTCCACGGCAGCGGTGCTCAGACCCGGGACTTCGTCCACGTCTCGGACGTCGTCCGGGCCAACGTCGCCGCCGCCACTACAGAGAACGTCGGCCGGGCGTACAACGTCGGCACCGGCGACAGCATCCAGATCCGGGAGCTCGCCGAACTCGTCCGGTCGGTCACCGGCGCGGACGTCGACGTCGTCCACACCGAGGCCCGGGACGGCGACATCGCGCGCAGCGAGGCCGACGCCGCCCGGGCGCGCCGCGACCTCGACTGGGCGTCGACGGTGCGGCTAGCCGACGGCCTGCGCGGGCTCGCGGAGACCGCTGCCCGCGTGCAGTAG